In Anser cygnoides isolate HZ-2024a breed goose chromosome Z, Taihu_goose_T2T_genome, whole genome shotgun sequence, a genomic segment contains:
- the OSTF1 gene encoding osteoclast-stimulating factor 1 isoform X2, with protein sequence MSDTNWWKGTCKGRTGLIPSNYVAEQAESIDNPLHEAAKRGNLSWLRECLDNRVGVNGLDKAGNTALYWACHGGHKDIVDVLFTQANLELNQQNKLGDTALHAAAWKGYADIVEMLLAKGARTDLKNNEKKLALDMATNAACASLLKKKQSAGTVRTLSNAEEYLDDEDSD encoded by the exons AGTGATACAAACTGGTGGAAAGGAACTTGCAAAGGAAGAACTGGACTAATTCCAAGCAACTATG tggCCGAACAAGCTGAATCTATTGATAATCCATTGCATGAAGCTGCCAAGCGAG gcaaTCTAAGCTGGTTGAGAGAATGTTTGGATAACCGAGTTGGGGTCAATGGCTTAGACAAagctggaaacacagccctgTACTGGGCATGCCATGGAGGCCACAAAG ATATAGTGGATGTTCTGTTTACCCAAGCAAACCTAGAGTTAAACCAACAG AACAAATTGGGAGACACAGCTTTGCATGCTGCTGCATGGAAAGGTTATGCAGATATTGTAGAGATGCTGCTGGCAAAGG GGGCAAGAACAGATCTGAAGAACAATGAGAAGAAACTGGCTTTAGACATGGCAACCAACGCAGCTTGTGCTTCACTGCTTAAGAAGAAACAGAGTGCAG GTACGGTCCGAACATTAAGTAATGCGGAGGAATACCTCGATGATGAAGACTCCGATTAG